In the Flavobacteriales bacterium genome, GATCGGCCTCCGGCGGTGCCGCCCACGGCTCACCGATCCGGTCCATGGACACCATCAGGAGGGCCAGCAGCAGAATGAGGAGCGGTCGTTTCATGGTCGAGCTTGTTCGGTGGTCGCCCGCAACTTCGCCAGGGCCTGTTGGACGTGTGCGTCCGCCGGATCGAGCCGGGCGGCGGCCATCAGCTGCTCCTCGGCCTGGATCGTCCAACCGGAGCGTGCGTGCAGCACACCCAGGGTATAGCGGAGCCGACCATCGGTAGGCCGAAGGACCGTGAGCCGCTCCAGGTGCGGTACTGCGCGATCGGGCCGCCCCTGCTGCAGATGGAGGGCGCCCAGGTTGTTGCGCAACATGTCCTCCGGACCACCCTGGCGCAGGGCCTCGTCGAAATGCCGGATCGCATCGTCGATGCGGCCGGAGCGGTGCGCCAAGGCGCCGGCAGCGACCAGCAGGCCCGCATCGCCCGGCGCCCGTTCGAGGCCCGCAGCATAGGACCGTTGTGCAGCCTCCAAGTCTCCCTGGGTCTCCTGGGCAGCCCCCAAGGCCACTGCCGAACGCGCCAGCATCGACTGGCCTGTGGTGCCCGACCGGACCGCCCCAAGGGTCAGGTTCTCGGACCAGAGGCGCATGGCCGTCGTTCGATCACCTGCGGCGGCCTTCAGCTCGCCCAAGCGGAATCGCGCTTCGGCATGGCCCGGGTCATCGCTCAGGATCCCCTCGAGCAGCTCGGACGAGCGGAGCGCATCGCCCTGCAACCGGTACAAGGACGCCAACTCGAAGCGCCGGTCCGACGGTTCGATGAGACCTGCACGCAAGGCCGTGGCATAATGGTCGACCGCGCTCCGAAGGAGGTCCGGGTCCGACGCATTGGCGGCCACCCGCTCGTACATCGCCTTGCCGGCCAGGGTGTGGTACTGCACGTAGGCGCTGTGCGTGAAGAAGCAACCCAGGGCCACAACGGCGGCGGCGACGACGGTACCGGCCGGGCTCAACGAACGGTCCATCTTCAGGGTGAGGCCCCGGAACCGCACCGCTCCCTTCCGCAGAAGACGCCGACCAAGCACGAACAGCCAGGCCGTACATACCGCCAAGCCCACGGCGAGCAGAAAGGGCACCGTGTCGTACAGCCCTCGGTACACGGGCATGGCCACCAGGAAGATGGTCGCCAGGAGGACATCCTCCCCCACCGTGTTGCTGAACCGGCCTCCATAGGCTCCCATCGGGTGGCCCTTGCGGAAGAGCGGCGGCGGTCGGAAGCCGAAGCGAACCGCCCTCTCCGGGCACGCGGTGACACAATCGAGGTCCTTCAAGCACCGGGGATTGGTGACCATGCCATGCATGGCGAGTTCGCGATGCACCAGGATGTCCGATGAACAGGCCTTTGTGCAGAGCCCGCACTGGCTGCAATCCTTGGTAAGCACGATGCGGCCGGGCGCCAGCTGGTCAGCGATGCCGAAGAGGGCACCGTACGGGCAGGCCTGGAAACAGAAGCCCCGGCTGCCCAGCAGGTACACGATGAGGAACCCGCACACGAAGAAGGTGAACACGGCCACACCCGGCGGCGGCAGGTTGCGCCACAGATCATCGGTGGTGAAGGACGACCAGCGAGAGCCGCCGGCCTCCACCACGCGGATGGCTTCGGGACCCACGCCGTGCCAGAGGTGCAGCAGTTGGGGCCAGACGAACAGGTAGAACATCACCCCGATGGGCGCCCAGATGAGCGTGCGCGAACGGATGGGCTGCCGCTTGACGCGCAGCTTGTCCATGATCCAGCCGGCCGCATCCTGAAGGGCCAGGATGTGACAGCCCCAGGAGCAGAAGAAGCGGCCGAAGACCAGGGTGGCCACCATCACCACGGCCATCAGCACGAACCCGGCCGTGACGATGCCCTGGTGGATGGTATAGAGCACCTCGTTGAACTCGACCGGGGCCAGGGTGCGCCCCTTGAGCTTCCAGTGCACAAAGTGCGCGACGAAGAGCAGGTGCGCGCCGACCAGGGTGGCAACGCGCCAGTTGGCGTAGTTGGTCCTTCCCGCTCCGGCCATGTCGGTGTGTTCAGTGGATCGCGATACGGCGCGTGAACACGCGGCCATCAACGCGCAGGGAGAGCACATAGACCCCGGAAGGCAGATGACCCGGATCCATGCGGCGGATCACCCGCCCCACCGGCGCATCGAAGTGCTCGGCATGCACGCGGCGGCCCGTCAGGTCCATCAGGTCCGCCTCCACGTCGGTGGGCCGGAGCAGATGCAGCACCACCTCGAAGTGTCCGACGTTGGGGTTGGGGTACACCTCGAAGCCTCGCAGGGACAGCGGTTCGTCGATGCCGGTGCAGACCTCCACGGTGACGGGCACAGGGGTCAGCGCACTCAGGCAGCTTCCCCCGCCCACCTCCACCTCCCAGTCGTAGAAGTACGGATACTCAGTGCCGCCCCCGGACGAACCGGTGATGGTGGCCACTGTGCCGACGGCGTACGGGTAGCTGACGCCACCGGTGCTGCGCCACAGGTCGGTGGTGCCGCTCACATTGATCGAATAGTTGTTGCCCGGCAGGATGTCCCAATCGAGGTCCACCCGCGATCCGCCGACCGGCACCAGCAGCGAGCGCGAGGCGCGCAACACCCCGATGCCGTCCACCAGCTCGATGGTCCGGATGGCCGCACTGCCGGCGTAGACCTTCACGGAGGCGAGCCGGAACGAAGCCAGGGCGTCGAACTTGAGGGAACGCCCTCCGGCATGATAACCGCCGCCACCTGCATTGTTCGGCTTCCCGCCATAGATGGTGGAGCCCTGCGAGCCCAAGCGGTCGGCCACCTGGTAGGTGGTGCTGGCATAGAGGACCGGCGTGGTGAACGTGGCACCGCTCCCGAGCGGGTTGCCGAACTGGTCGAACCACTGCGGGTCCATTCCCGATGCGGTGAGCACGGCCTGCTCCCCTTCGCAGATGATGCCCCCCGCGGCGGTGGGCGCCGACGGCTGCGGCAGGGCGGTGACGGTGAAGGGCGCCGATGTGGCCGTGCCGCAATAGCTCGTGACCGTGACGGTATAGGTGCCCGGACCGACCGTGATCCGGCTCGTGGTGGCACCGGTGGACCATTGGTAGGAGGTGCCGGGGGTGGCATAGAGCTCGACCTGGTCCCCCAGGCACACAAAGGCCTGCTCATCGCAATGGATCTGCGCGACCGGGGCCGTGGGCGTCTGTTGGGTCAGCGTGTAGGGCACGGCGGTCCAGTTGTTCGTCTCGTCCGCCTCCACCACCACATCCAGCGGATCGGACTCCATCACGATCCAGTACGCCCCGTTGCAGGTACCACTGGGGATGTCGATCCACATGCCGTCGAGGTATTCGCTGTACACATCGGTGTACCCCGATGAGATGCCCTGCCGGGTCATGCTGCACCCATAGGACCCGCCCAGCCCGAGGTTGGGGAGATCCGAGCCGGTGAGGGTGGTGCCCGCGTTGTACACCGTATTGTCGTCCTTGCAGTGATGGAGGGCCGCACCGGCGTTGCAGCTATGGTAGTCCATCAGGCAGTACCCGAGCTTGTAACCCTGGCCCACGATGGGCCACAGGCGCGGATCGCTGACACCCGCCTCCTGCATGCGCAGGCTGAAGATGCCCCACTGGTCGTAGTGGGTATGCCCGTGGGTGGGGTGGTAGGTCATGCCCTGCGGCATCACCCGCTCGGTGGAGGTCATCACCGCCCCGTTCTTGTGGAAGATGCGCTGGGTGGTGAGCTGCTTGGCGGTTCCGCCGTCGGGACAGGCGAACTGTTGCTGGGCCGACGGGTCGTAGACCATGAAGGTGTCCACCCCGCACACGAAGCGCCGGTAGCCGTTCAGGTCCACACCGCGCACCTCCAACGGACCGTATCCGATGTTCGGTGTCGAGCTGGTGATGTAGATGCGCCCGGGATCCTCGTTGGGGCCGCTGAGGTAATTGAGCGCGGCGTGCCAGGAGGTGGTCATGTCCGGCAGCAGATCGCAATCCGTCCCCTGCCCTGGCGGGCACTGGCACGAAGTGGCATTGCTCGTGGTGCATTGCGCATCCGCCCCGATCGGGCAGAGGAGCAACAGGGCGAACGGGAGTAGCGGACGTTGGTGCATCGGGGATGGTTTGGCTAGGGCCAAGGTGCGCCCGATCCCTGTCCATTAATATGATATGTATCATGTTTTACATCACCGCCTCCCCACCGGGCATCCCACCGCGGCCGACACCTCGTGCCATTGCCCCCCGCGCGATAAGCCGGCCAACGCACCCTCGCATGATCCGGGGACGGAAGGCCCGTACCGTCCGGCGGGAGCGGAACGATGCGGGCCCGGGCGCTGCCACCTGAACACGCTCCCGTGCACACCCTCACCGGTCCTGAACGGATCGCTCCCGGAAGCGGATGCACGGTTTGGCGAACAGTATGATTCATATCATAGTTTTACCCTCAACGATCCCGCCACTTTGCGGTCATGGACACACGCACCCCGCACCCTCGTCTCCCGGAGATCGTTCTCCTTCTCGCCCTGCCCCTGCTTGTGGCTCTTTCGGGCTGCGCCAAGGAAGATGAGGACCCGCCCGGCACAGCGGATCCGGTGCAGCCGGCGACCATCACGCTTCGGCTGGAACACCACGCCGACGGTGTTCCCCTGTTGTTCGACACGGTGCTCTATGCCACCGCGGCGGGCCATACCTATTCCGTGAGCCGCCTGGAGTACTACATCACCGCGATCGAACTGTTGACCGCGGACAGCACCGATGTGGAGCCGGTGGTCGCCGGTCCGTTCCTGGTCAATGCGCGCAACACGACCACCTTCGACCTGGGCCCGCTTCCCCCAGGCAACTACACGGGAGTGAGGCTCCGGCTGGGCCTGACCCCGGACCTGAACCTCACCGGTGCCCTGCCCAACACGCTGGAGAACGTGAACATGGCCTGGCCCGACGGCATGGGCGGTGGGTATCACTTCATGAAGTTCGAGGGGCACTTCCTGAACGGAGGCGTTCCCACCGGCTACGCCATTCACCTGGGGCGGAACGAGAACCTGCCGACCTGCCATGCGCAGGGGGGCCTCCTGCTGGACGGCTCGGCGCGCACCCTGGTCGCGCGCTTCAACATGAACGAGGTCTTCCGCACCCCGCACACCTACGACCTGTCTACCGGAAGCTATTCGATGGGAAGCATGATGCTGATGGGGCTCCTGCGCGACAACTGCGCCGACGTCTTCACCGTGGCCATCGAGCCATGAGGGCCTTGGCCACCATCGGCGGGGTGGCGGCGGTGGTGCTCCTTGGCGCCACGGGATGTCGTCGCGATGCGTCAGAGGACCCGGTTTCCGATGCTCCGACCACCACGCCCTACGCGTTGGAGCACCCCTCCTACTTCCCGGTGCCGGTGATCCCGGCCTCCGCTCCCTTGACGGTGGAAGGCATCGCTCTGGGCCGACGGCTGTACTACGACACGTACCTCTCGCGCAACGGGCCGTTCGAAGGCCTTGCGTGCGCCAGTTGCCATGACCAGAGCCGCTCCTTCACGGTGCCCACGTCAGGGACGAACGTGCTGGCCCATGTGAACCTGGCCTGGAGCTCGAACTTCCTGTGGAACGGCAAGGTGACCGGCACGCTGGAGGACGTGATGCGTTTCGAGGTGGAGGAGTTCTTCCAGGTGGATGTGGCCGAGCTGAACGCACACGCGGAATATCCGTTGCTCTTCCAGAAGGTCTTCGGCGCCGGCGACATCACGGGCGATCGCGTGGTCGGCGCCCTGGCCCAATGGTTCCGACGCCTGACCTCCACCAACAGCAGGCTCGACAAGCACCTGCGGGGCGAGATCATCCTCACCCCATCAGAGATGAACGGCGCCATGCTCTTCCTTTCGGAGAAGGGCGATTGCTTCCACTGCCACCCCACGCCCCTGATGACCGACAACGGCTTCCACAACAACGGGCTCTCCTCGACCTTCGCCGGCCTCGATGTGGGACGTTACGCCATTACGGGCGCCCCGATGGACCTCGGCGCCTTCAAGAGCCCCACCCTGCGCAACATCGCGCTGACGGCGCCATACATGCACGATGGCCGCTTCCAGACGCTGGAGGATGTGGTGGAATTCTACAACAGCGGGGTACAGCACTCGGCAAGCCTCGACCCCCTGATGACCAAGCCGGGGCCGAGCCTCACCCTGGGGCTGACCCCGCAGGAGAAGGCGGACCTGGTGAGCTTCCTGCATGCGCTCACGGACGACACCTTCATCACGGACCCCGCGTTGGGGAGCCCGTTCTGAGCGGTGCGTCCGATTCGGTCGCCCACCTACATTCGCCCCCGATGGGCGAGGGCATGAACGGAGACCATCAGCGCCTGGATGAGCTGATCAAGGCGCATTGCAGTGCGGAATGGCGCAGGCGGTTGCGCGACCACAACATCCAGGTGGGCTATGCGAAGGGAGAGGCGGTCTTCAGCAGCGGCCAGAAGGCCGATCGGATGTTTATGGTCCATCACGGCAGGGTGAAGGTGGTGGCGGACATCGGCAAGGGCCAGGGCCGCATCATCCGTCTGGCCGGCGACGGGGAGATGCTCGGGCACCGAGCCCTGGGCCAGAAGCCCACGTATACGGCCGGCGCCATCGCCCTGGTGCCCACCGTGATGAACGTGATCCCGATGGCGCTCTTTCTGGAGACCTTGCGTGAGAACCCGCGGTTCTGCTACCACTTCCTGCTGCGGTTCGCGGCGGAAATGCGGCTGCTGGACCAGCATCTGCGCGACCTGCGGACCATGGACGTGGCGCAGCGTGTGGTGAGGGTCCTGCTGATCTGCCGCGACACCTTCGGCATGGATGCCCGGGATCGCCGACAGCTGGCCTACACCCTGCCGCGACGCGACATCGCCTCCATGGCGGACACCACCTACGAATCCGTGGTGCGCAGCCTCTCCAGCCTGCAGCAGGAAGGGCTCATCGAACTGGTCGGCAAGAACGTACGCCTGTGCAAGCCCATGGCGTTGGAGAAGCTGTTGGGCCGGGGGGTGGCGGGATGATCCGCCCCGTGCCGGTGTTCACCCGCGTGAGGGGGCGAAGCGGCAGCTTGCCGCAGGGCCGGCCCGGCAGCGCACGCGGCGAGGAGGCTGCGAGGAACGAGCAGACCCCGGAGCCGGAGCCACACCCGCAGAGCCGAGGGCGCTAAAGCGGATGACCCGGCCTGTGCGTTGGCAAGGAGCGTGAGCTAAGGGACACGCCCTACCCTAGATCTGCTCGAAATGCGCGGTGAAGTGCCTGAGGAAACGCGGCTCCTTGATGATGCGGCAGCCGCGCACCTGCTCGCGGGTGCGCATGATCTCCTCGAAGGTCTCGGCCACGTATTCCATGTGGCTCTGGGTGTATACGCGGCGCGGGATGGCCAGGCGCACCAGTTCCATGGGCGAGGGCTTCAGTGAACCATCGGGCAGGTAGGTGCCGAACATGACCGAGCCGATCTCCACGCTGCGGATGCCGCCCAGCCGGTAGAGCTCGCACACCAGCGCCTGGCCGGGGTAATGCTGCGGCGGGATGTGCGGATAGAGGGACTTGGCATCGATGTACACCGCGTGGCCCGCTGCGGAGCGAAATGGCGGTACCCCCATGGAAGCAACTGCTCGCCCTGCCAAGTGGTGCTGGGGTTGCGGTAGTCCTGGCAGTGGGCATCAGGCCGATGCCGCCCAGGTGACCAATGTCACTGTACAGGTATGTTAGTGTTCACTTACTTTGTGCCGTTCAAACAGATCACGATCATGAACGGACAACGGAACATCGCCATCGGCTTCCTCACCATGGGGGCCTTCATGCTCTACGGCTTCCTGCTCATCTACCTGCGCGACTTCGCCCCCGACAAGCAGGCGTGGGTGGACAGCTACAGTGTGGGCAAGCACTTCGAGGCACGCCTGGCCCATGTGCATGGCAACCTCTTCGCCTTCCTCAATGTGGTGATGGGCTACCTGCTGCTCCACTTCGGCGAACGGCTGCGATGGTCCGCGCTCACGTCCTGGCTGGGGCTCATCGGCCTCCTGATGCCCCTCGGCATCCTCGCTGAAGTTTATCTGGGTGCACCTCCCGTGTTCGTCCTCATCGGCGCGCTGGCCATGACCGCTTCGGTCTTCCTGCTCGGCACAGCCTTCTTCAACCTCAAGCCACACCATGGACATTAAGCCGCGCCAACTGGAGATCATCGAAGCCGCCGGACAACTGGTGACCGAAGATGGTTTCGCAGCGCTCACCACCAAACGCTTGGCCGAACGCATGCACTTCACAGAAGCGGCGCTCTACCGGCACTTCAAGAGCAAGGAGGAGATCCTGGTGACCATGTTGAACCACCTTGCCGAGAACATCGATGAGCGGCTTGGGCATTTGGCCGACGAGCATGCGGACCCGGTGGAGCGCGTCCGGGCCATGTTCGACAGCCAGTTCACCTACTTCCAGAAGAACCCGCAATACCTGATGGCCATTTTCGCCACGGGAATGCTGGAAGCCTCACACGGCATCGATACCGGCATCGAGCGCATCATGGTGGTAAAGCGCCGCCACCTGCTAAACGCCATCAAAGACGGGCAACGATCGGGTGTCTTCACCTCGGACCACTCGGCCGAAACGCTCGGTCACATCCTCATGGGCACCTTCCGCCTGCACATGCTGCAATGGCGCATGAGCGGCCGCTCCTTCGATGTGCGCCGGAAAGGCATGTCCCTCATCGCTGCCACCCTGAACCTCATCACCCGCTGAGCCGCCATGGGAATCAGTAAGCTTACACGCATCGCCCTCGGCCTAGTGGTCATCGCGTTCGGCGCGCTCACACTCTTCCTGAGCGCCTCCGTGCTGCTGGACCTCTTCGGTATCCGCGAACGCGAGTCGCCTTATGTGCCTGCGGTGGTGATCGCCAACCTGTTCGCGTCCCTTCTGTACCTACCTGCCGGTGCAGGCCTGCTGATGAAGCGACGCTGGTCCGCCCCGCTGTTAGCTACCGCTGTGGGCGTACTGCTCGTGGGCGCCTTGCTCCTCGCCTTGCACATCACGGAAGGCGGTGCATACCGTACGGCCACCATTGGGGCGCTCACGTTCCGGACGCTGCTCACATGGGCCTTCCACCTCCTGGCGCGCCGGGCCTTGCGCTACACTGAACAACCTGCTGAACCTACGCACGCATGAACCGCATCTTACTTCCCCTCCTCCTCCTGGCGATCGCCGCGTTCTATGGCAGCTGTGGTGAACACACCCACGAGGCCGCTGCACACGCCGACCACACGACCAGCCCAGCGGACAGCACCCCGGCTACGGACCACGACGCACTGCCCCCCGTTACCCTCAACAACGGCCTGCGCTGGCAAGCCAATCCGGAGACCACCGCGGGCATTGCCAACATGGTGGGCATACTCGCTGCCTACGATCCATCGACCGGTGACCCCAAGGCGCTGAAGGCCGCACTGGAGGAGGAGTTCGGGCTCATTTTCGAGCGTTGCACCATGACCGGCGAAGCGCACAACCAGTTGCACAACTACTTACTACCCATCCACCACCAGCTGCGCGAGTTTGAGGCCACCGACGTACAACGCAACGCCTTGGGCGAGCACTTGGCAGCGTACGGCAACTACTTTGAATGATGCGCCTGGTCAGCTCCATACGGCCCTTCCCGGGCGCGGCGATGTTAGCCTGGTCACTCGTTGCCACTGCACAGCAACCCACCTCCGTGCTGTCGCTGCAGGCGTGCATCGACCAGGCGCTGGTCAACGACCAACGTGTGCGCGCTGCGGAGATCGACCAACGCATGGCCGGGGCGCGGGTGGACGAGCAACGCGCCGGCCTGTTGCCCAAGGTGCGGGCGCTGGCGGATATGCGGCACTATGCGCAGTTGCCCTATCAACTGCTTCCCTCTTCCTTCTTCGGTGGTCCCGAAGGCGTGTACCGCGAGATCCAGTTCGGCACACCGGACAACATTTCCATGAACGTGCAGGCCCAGTTGCCTTTGGTGGATGTAGGTAGCTGGGAGAGCATCCATGTGGCGCGCGAGGCGGAACGCCTGGCTGGCATCCAACGCGAACGCGGCCGCGAAGAGGTGGTGCTGGATGTGAGCAATGCGTACTACAATGCCCAGGTGCTCCAGGCACGCCGCACGTTCCTGGACAGCAACCTGCAGAGCACCGAGGCCATGCTCCGGAACGTGGAACTGCTCCACGCGCAACTGCTGGCGCGGGGCACCGATGTAGATCGGCTACGACTGCAACGCGACCAATTGCGCACCCAGCTTGAACGCGTGGGGGCCCAACAGGAACAGGTGCTCGACCTCATGCGCCTGATGATGGGCCTCCCGCCCGATGCGCCGTTGGCCACAGAACCTGCTTCGCCGTCCGCGAACCCTGCACCGGCAACACCAAGACCCACCGCCGGACTGCGCCTCGCCGAACAGACCATGCTGCTCCGTCATGCGGAGATCCGCCTGTTGAAACGATCGCGCCTGCCTTCCCTCCAAGGCTATGGTTTGCTGGGCAACACCGGCTTCGGCCCCATCGGCAGCGAGGGTCGCTACGACTTCTATCCCGTAAGCTACTTCGGAGCCACCCTGCAAGTGCCTCTCTTCAATGGCACGGTGATCACCCGCAAGGTGGCACAGAAGGAACTGGAGTTGGAACGCGCCGGTCTGCTGCGCGATGCGGTGGCCGACCGTGAAGGCTTGGAACAACGACGCGCCGCGCGTGACGAGGCCCTTGCCTTCCGTACGCTCGCTGATGCGGAAGCGCAGCTCACACTGGCTGACCGCATCCGCCGCAGCACTCTGCTGCAACATGCGGAAGGGGTGGCAACGCTCACCGACCTGCTGCTGGCCGACCAGGCCGTGCGTGAAGGCCAACAGCTGTACATCGATGCCTTGGTGCAACTGCGCAAGGCCCAACTGGAACTGGCGCGCCTCAACGGCACGCTGCTGAACGAACGCCCATGAAACGCTGGATGCTCTGGATCGGATTGATCGCCTTGCTGGCGCTCACCGTGGTGAAACTGGCCCTGAACAAGCGGACGGTGATCGAACGCGTGTACCGGCACGACAAGCACGCCCCCGTGCATGTAACTGTTGAAGCCGTGCTGGCAGGGAGAGGTGGGCAAGGGCCGCGATATGGCGGCACCATTGTGCCGGTGCGCGAAGGACGCGTAATGGCCGAGGTGCCAGGTCGCGTGCTACACGTTGCCGTCCGCGAGGGTCAGCAGGTGCGCAAGGGCGACCTGCTCGCACAGCTCGACGGTGAATTGCTGCGCCTACAGCAAGAAGCGGCACTGGTCCAGGTGGCGGCGCTTGAAAAGGACCTAGCGCGCTATCGCGTGCTCACCGCCGCTGATGCGGTGCAAGGAGTTCAGCTGGAGAAGACCGAACAGGCCCTGCACAGTGCGCGCATCCAACTGGCAAACGTTACCGAGCAGCTCCAACGCACCACCATCCGCGCGCCCTTCGATGGCGAGGTGACCCAACTGTTGGTGCAGGAGGGTTCGGTGGTGGCGCCGTCCATGCCCGTGGCCACGCTCAGTGACCCGCGCGAGTTGGAGGTGCTGCTCCACGTCAACGAGAAGGATGTCGCCCAGTTCCAGCATGGACAGACCGTGCAGGTGACCATGGGTGATCGGTCCACACCATTCACCGGTACGGTACACAGCATCGGCCGGCGAGGCGATGTGGCGAACCGTTTCCCCGTGCGCATCGCACTGTCGGCCGACACCCGCATCGTGGCCGGGATGTCCACAACGGTGATACTGCCCAACTCCACAACAGTTGATCAGGTTACCATTCCGGCCCGTGCTCTTTTGGGCTCCGCCATCGAACCGGAGGTGTATGTGGTGCGCGACAGTGTGGCCCGCCGCATGCCCATTGCGGTGGCCACCGCCGGCGATGGAAGGATGATCGTGCAGCGGGGGCTTACGGCAGGCGACCTCGTTGTGACCAGCGGTGCCGTGAGCCTGCACGATGGCGCCCGTGTGACCTACCGATGAACAACGCGCATCCCGCAAGGCCATGAACCTTACCCGCATCGCCATCGAGCGCCCGTCGCTCATCATCGTCCTCTTTGGTGTGCTCTTCCTCGGCGGCATCGTGGCCTACAAGGGCCTGGGCGTGGAAATGATGCCCGACTTCAGCCAGCCGGTGATCACCATCCGCACCATGTACCCGGGGGCCGCGCCCGAGGAAGTGGCCAACAGCGTGACCCGGCCGGTGGAGGATGCTCTGAGCGCCTTGGAACGGGTGGACTTCATCAGCAGCCGATCCCTGGCCAACGCCTCCATAGTCATTGTCAACTTCAAGTACGGCGCCGACCTGGACCTGGCCATGCAGGATGCCCAACGCCGCATCGACAATATCCGGAAAGACCTCCCCGAAGGCCTTCAGCCACCGGTGATGTCGAAGGTCTCCCCGAACGACCTGCCCATCATGAGCCTCAGTGTGCTCAGCGACAGGTCTGCCCCGGAATTCCACCAGCACCTGGTGGACCAGCTGCTGCCCCGTATCCAGCAACTGAAGGGCGTGGCGGAGATCACCCT is a window encoding:
- a CDS encoding TolC family protein; protein product: MMRLVSSIRPFPGAAMLAWSLVATAQQPTSVLSLQACIDQALVNDQRVRAAEIDQRMAGARVDEQRAGLLPKVRALADMRHYAQLPYQLLPSSFFGGPEGVYREIQFGTPDNISMNVQAQLPLVDVGSWESIHVAREAERLAGIQRERGREEVVLDVSNAYYNAQVLQARRTFLDSNLQSTEAMLRNVELLHAQLLARGTDVDRLRLQRDQLRTQLERVGAQQEQVLDLMRLMMGLPPDAPLATEPASPSANPAPATPRPTAGLRLAEQTMLLRHAEIRLLKRSRLPSLQGYGLLGNTGFGPIGSEGRYDFYPVSYFGATLQVPLFNGTVITRKVAQKELELERAGLLRDAVADREGLEQRRAARDEALAFRTLADAEAQLTLADRIRRSTLLQHAEGVATLTDLLLADQAVREGQQLYIDALVQLRKAQLELARLNGTLLNERP
- a CDS encoding TetR/AcrR family transcriptional regulator, with the protein product MDIKPRQLEIIEAAGQLVTEDGFAALTTKRLAERMHFTEAALYRHFKSKEEILVTMLNHLAENIDERLGHLADEHADPVERVRAMFDSQFTYFQKNPQYLMAIFATGMLEASHGIDTGIERIMVVKRRHLLNAIKDGQRSGVFTSDHSAETLGHILMGTFRLHMLQWRMSGRSFDVRRKGMSLIAATLNLITR
- a CDS encoding tetratricopeptide repeat protein; its protein translation is MAGAGRTNYANWRVATLVGAHLLFVAHFVHWKLKGRTLAPVEFNEVLYTIHQGIVTAGFVLMAVVMVATLVFGRFFCSWGCHILALQDAAGWIMDKLRVKRQPIRSRTLIWAPIGVMFYLFVWPQLLHLWHGVGPEAIRVVEAGGSRWSSFTTDDLWRNLPPPGVAVFTFFVCGFLIVYLLGSRGFCFQACPYGALFGIADQLAPGRIVLTKDCSQCGLCTKACSSDILVHRELAMHGMVTNPRCLKDLDCVTACPERAVRFGFRPPPLFRKGHPMGAYGGRFSNTVGEDVLLATIFLVAMPVYRGLYDTVPFLLAVGLAVCTAWLFVLGRRLLRKGAVRFRGLTLKMDRSLSPAGTVVAAAVVALGCFFTHSAYVQYHTLAGKAMYERVAANASDPDLLRSAVDHYATALRAGLIEPSDRRFELASLYRLQGDALRSSELLEGILSDDPGHAEARFRLGELKAAAGDRTTAMRLWSENLTLGAVRSGTTGQSMLARSAVALGAAQETQGDLEAAQRSYAAGLERAPGDAGLLVAAGALAHRSGRIDDAIRHFDEALRQGGPEDMLRNNLGALHLQQGRPDRAVPHLERLTVLRPTDGRLRYTLGVLHARSGWTIQAEEQLMAAARLDPADAHVQQALAKLRATTEQARP
- a CDS encoding T9SS type A sorting domain-containing protein codes for the protein MHQRPLLPFALLLLCPIGADAQCTTSNATSCQCPPGQGTDCDLLPDMTTSWHAALNYLSGPNEDPGRIYITSSTPNIGYGPLEVRGVDLNGYRRFVCGVDTFMVYDPSAQQQFACPDGGTAKQLTTQRIFHKNGAVMTSTERVMPQGMTYHPTHGHTHYDQWGIFSLRMQEAGVSDPRLWPIVGQGYKLGYCLMDYHSCNAGAALHHCKDDNTVYNAGTTLTGSDLPNLGLGGSYGCSMTRQGISSGYTDVYSEYLDGMWIDIPSGTCNGAYWIVMESDPLDVVVEADETNNWTAVPYTLTQQTPTAPVAQIHCDEQAFVCLGDQVELYATPGTSYQWSTGATTSRITVGPGTYTVTVTSYCGTATSAPFTVTALPQPSAPTAAGGIICEGEQAVLTASGMDPQWFDQFGNPLGSGATFTTPVLYASTTYQVADRLGSQGSTIYGGKPNNAGGGGYHAGGRSLKFDALASFRLASVKVYAGSAAIRTIELVDGIGVLRASRSLLVPVGGSRVDLDWDILPGNNYSINVSGTTDLWRSTGGVSYPYAVGTVATITGSSGGGTEYPYFYDWEVEVGGGSCLSALTPVPVTVEVCTGIDEPLSLRGFEVYPNPNVGHFEVVLHLLRPTDVEADLMDLTGRRVHAEHFDAPVGRVIRRMDPGHLPSGVYVLSLRVDGRVFTRRIAIH
- a CDS encoding efflux RND transporter periplasmic adaptor subunit, giving the protein MKRWMLWIGLIALLALTVVKLALNKRTVIERVYRHDKHAPVHVTVEAVLAGRGGQGPRYGGTIVPVREGRVMAEVPGRVLHVAVREGQQVRKGDLLAQLDGELLRLQQEAALVQVAALEKDLARYRVLTAADAVQGVQLEKTEQALHSARIQLANVTEQLQRTTIRAPFDGEVTQLLVQEGSVVAPSMPVATLSDPRELEVLLHVNEKDVAQFQHGQTVQVTMGDRSTPFTGTVHSIGRRGDVANRFPVRIALSADTRIVAGMSTTVILPNSTTVDQVTIPARALLGSAIEPEVYVVRDSVARRMPIAVATAGDGRMIVQRGLTAGDLVVTSGAVSLHDGARVTYR
- a CDS encoding Crp/Fnr family transcriptional regulator — protein: MGEGMNGDHQRLDELIKAHCSAEWRRRLRDHNIQVGYAKGEAVFSSGQKADRMFMVHHGRVKVVADIGKGQGRIIRLAGDGEMLGHRALGQKPTYTAGAIALVPTVMNVIPMALFLETLRENPRFCYHFLLRFAAEMRLLDQHLRDLRTMDVAQRVVRVLLICRDTFGMDARDRRQLAYTLPRRDIASMADTTYESVVRSLSSLQQEGLIELVGKNVRLCKPMALEKLLGRGVAG
- a CDS encoding c-type cytochrome, yielding MRALATIGGVAAVVLLGATGCRRDASEDPVSDAPTTTPYALEHPSYFPVPVIPASAPLTVEGIALGRRLYYDTYLSRNGPFEGLACASCHDQSRSFTVPTSGTNVLAHVNLAWSSNFLWNGKVTGTLEDVMRFEVEEFFQVDVAELNAHAEYPLLFQKVFGAGDITGDRVVGALAQWFRRLTSTNSRLDKHLRGEIILTPSEMNGAMLFLSEKGDCFHCHPTPLMTDNGFHNNGLSSTFAGLDVGRYAITGAPMDLGAFKSPTLRNIALTAPYMHDGRFQTLEDVVEFYNSGVQHSASLDPLMTKPGPSLTLGLTPQEKADLVSFLHALTDDTFITDPALGSPF